A genomic region of Oceanispirochaeta sp. M1 contains the following coding sequences:
- a CDS encoding TIGR03546 family protein: MISFISKILVALNSNSRPGELSSGIAFGFCLALIPKGNLLWVVIFCIAFLLKHNLAAMLLSLLLFPPLAALLDPILNSTGQFVLTLPALQDIFTSLYNMPILPWLKFNNTIVMGAFIWSLILWLPLFFIFRLLVILYRNKVASRLAESKFIKSLKKIPLVSKLSSAYRKLSFLK, encoded by the coding sequence ATGATATCCTTTATTTCCAAAATCCTGGTTGCGTTAAACAGTAACAGCCGGCCCGGTGAGCTCAGCTCCGGAATTGCTTTCGGTTTCTGTCTGGCCCTTATTCCCAAGGGGAATCTTCTCTGGGTTGTGATTTTCTGTATTGCCTTCCTGCTGAAACATAATCTGGCCGCCATGCTCCTGAGCCTGCTTCTTTTTCCCCCATTGGCAGCTCTGCTGGATCCGATTCTGAACAGCACAGGTCAGTTCGTTCTGACCCTGCCGGCACTGCAGGATATTTTCACTTCGTTATATAATATGCCCATCCTGCCCTGGCTTAAATTCAATAACACAATCGTCATGGGCGCTTTTATCTGGAGCCTGATTTTGTGGCTGCCCTTGTTTTTCATTTTCAGATTACTGGTCATTCTATATCGAAATAAAGTGGCTTCCCGTTTGGCGGAATCAAAATTTATTAAAAGCCTTAAGAAGATTCCTCTGGTATCAAAATTATCCTCAGCCTATCGAAAGCTGAGCTTTCTGAAGTAA
- a CDS encoding acyl-[acyl-carrier-protein] thioesterase, with protein MTQQLSCREQSIFRRTILIGYKSVFQDGRISPALLWEELEESAEQHCRLIGMDVFTLLSRQEAWVLKSGASRMHRYPGYGEKIEIISWISSLDRYRGYREFRIKDEEGQILGEMSTLWVYMDLKERHLKAIPEEFHIGWGSCGEALHSDFHKKNSYSSLCEFKSDLFSVRRRDLDSSAHVHNIRYLEWLSESIPEEIYRDCQIADFSALYRREMRSGGTVDIRTEDLGDGCFRHDFYNKDESLLLCSAQSRWVKKESLPFSAGILQKVL; from the coding sequence GTGACACAGCAGCTTTCTTGCAGAGAACAATCCATATTTAGAAGAACTATTCTGATCGGTTATAAATCCGTATTTCAGGATGGTAGAATCTCACCGGCTCTACTTTGGGAAGAGCTTGAAGAAAGCGCCGAACAGCACTGCCGCCTGATCGGTATGGATGTATTCACACTCCTGAGCAGGCAGGAGGCCTGGGTTCTGAAGAGCGGAGCATCTAGAATGCACCGTTACCCCGGCTATGGTGAGAAGATTGAAATAATCAGCTGGATCTCTTCGCTGGACCGTTATCGGGGTTATAGAGAATTTCGAATAAAAGATGAGGAGGGACAGATACTGGGTGAGATGTCCACTCTCTGGGTTTATATGGATTTAAAGGAGCGGCATCTTAAAGCCATCCCCGAAGAGTTTCATATAGGATGGGGCTCCTGTGGGGAGGCTCTACACAGTGATTTTCATAAAAAGAACAGTTATAGCTCTCTATGTGAGTTTAAGTCAGATCTGTTTTCTGTCCGGCGGCGTGATCTGGACAGCAGTGCCCATGTACATAATATCCGCTATCTTGAGTGGCTATCCGAATCAATTCCCGAGGAAATATATAGAGATTGTCAGATCGCAGATTTTTCAGCCCTCTACAGGAGAGAGATGAGATCCGGAGGAACTGTGGATATCCGGACAGAGGATCTGGGAGACGGCTGTTTTCGGCATGACTTCTATAATAAAGATGAATCCCTGCTCTTGTGTTCTGCGCAGTCCCGCTGGGTAAAAAAAGAATCCCTGCCGTTTTCAGCAGGGATTCTTCAAAAAGTTCTCTGA
- a CDS encoding LuxR C-terminal-related transcriptional regulator: MPHLFFLFFIISYAVMSGAFLLGVLFYQKENALWKFKGCLFLGFILFLLLSSGIRFYFAEIAGVEDNPLRQFFQVLYVIGYSLLIYYLPATINYMLRRPWSRGRLFWILFASSTYFIAGIMAMVKGFSPTWNLPLGVIFFMAFIFVLIDALRSLPLIRDKRGRLTVTLLFSGTFIFLPLLLVVRMTQALFFPEMDYELLLFPLQVFYFLWVALVLIQFLMNRILISDAIPLPLSEKPQSFFEEKGITSREIEIILFLEKGLTYKEIGRELFISANTVSNHVASIYKKTGQRSRVEMLNSLRAEV, from the coding sequence TTGCCGCATTTATTTTTTCTTTTTTTCATTATCTCTTATGCTGTCATGTCGGGAGCGTTCCTTCTTGGAGTTCTTTTTTATCAAAAGGAAAATGCCCTGTGGAAATTCAAGGGTTGCCTTTTTCTGGGATTTATCCTTTTTCTTTTACTCAGCTCAGGTATCAGGTTCTATTTTGCAGAGATTGCCGGAGTAGAGGACAATCCCCTCAGGCAGTTTTTTCAGGTTCTCTATGTTATCGGTTACTCTCTGCTGATCTACTATCTTCCGGCTACAATCAACTATATGCTCCGCAGGCCCTGGTCCAGGGGACGATTATTCTGGATACTCTTTGCTTCATCTACCTATTTTATCGCCGGTATTATGGCAATGGTCAAAGGGTTCTCTCCCACATGGAATCTTCCTCTGGGAGTGATATTCTTTATGGCCTTTATATTTGTGCTGATAGATGCTCTGCGTTCTCTTCCTCTTATCAGAGACAAACGGGGCAGACTGACGGTCACTCTGCTTTTTTCCGGAACATTTATATTCCTTCCTCTTCTCCTCGTTGTCAGGATGACCCAGGCACTCTTCTTTCCGGAAATGGATTATGAACTGTTGCTGTTTCCATTGCAGGTTTTCTATTTTCTCTGGGTGGCCCTGGTTCTTATTCAGTTTCTGATGAATCGAATTCTGATTTCTGACGCCATTCCTCTGCCTTTAAGTGAGAAACCTCAATCCTTTTTTGAAGAAAAGGGTATTACTTCGAGAGAAATAGAGATCATACTCTTTCTTGAGAAGGGGCTGACCTATAAAGAGATAGGCCGGGAGCTGTTTATTTCGGCAAATACGGTGAGTAATCATGTTGCCAGCATTTATAAAAAGACCGGTCAAAGATCCCGTGTAGAGATGCTTAATTCTCTCAGGGCCGAAGTATAG
- a CDS encoding ATP-binding protein, which produces MFYYQKGTGSGLYIVRSLVEEKLKGDLSFQSKAGEGTVLRVTLPKDLSKI; this is translated from the coding sequence ATATTTTATTACCAAAAAGGGACAGGTTCAGGTCTGTATATCGTACGTTCCCTTGTAGAAGAAAAACTGAAAGGAGATCTCTCTTTTCAAAGTAAAGCGGGAGAAGGTACCGTATTAAGGGTAACCCTTCCGAAGGATCTCAGTAAAATATAA
- a CDS encoding response regulator, with the protein MTDKGSSTMQFSKTSAPRESPGAEFWKILIIDDESIMHSVTELVLRDFKFDEKKLRFLSAYSAEEAKEVLSKNRDIAVAFVDIVMEEDNSGLQLIQWVREELKNSEIRLILRTGQPGLAPERDIIQRYEVNDYKEKTELTDIKLITSLTVAIRGYRDIHILNRNKNGFETILRGGREMWIQESSRDFISLINRQFLQIAFGDSLRQENPDSLLIQKSEHECKILQASGSFSRYLGQNLGQNLGSREDSLIKSLYEFCQEVKTFRYREPYLFCTLATRQAEEIYLIVKTETTPDDTDSDILSAFLLNSSLALDYWFLTSSRSRSQKKMLFFLSEVIEQHFSETGNHIQRVSEMVHLMAVEYGFSEDEAEHLKMASILHDIGKIGIPDEILKKPGKLNDEEMEIMKSHVQIGYRMLSSNEDEFFPDAAEIALSHHEGWDGNGYPEGLKAESIPLSARILAVVDVFDALTHLRVYKDAWTEEDALKLLEDKKGIDFDPSLVDLFIANFEKMKEILNAHPD; encoded by the coding sequence ATGACAGACAAAGGTTCTTCTACAATGCAATTCTCAAAAACATCAGCTCCCCGGGAGAGTCCGGGGGCAGAATTCTGGAAGATCCTGATTATAGATGATGAGTCCATAATGCACTCTGTTACGGAGCTTGTTCTTCGGGACTTCAAATTTGATGAGAAAAAGCTTCGTTTCCTGTCGGCTTATTCCGCTGAAGAAGCCAAAGAAGTCCTCTCAAAAAACAGGGATATTGCAGTAGCTTTTGTTGATATCGTAATGGAAGAGGATAACAGTGGACTTCAGCTGATTCAGTGGGTCAGGGAAGAACTTAAAAATAGTGAGATCAGGCTTATTCTGCGTACCGGACAGCCCGGACTGGCTCCGGAGAGGGATATCATTCAGCGCTATGAAGTAAATGACTATAAGGAAAAAACCGAGCTTACAGACATAAAGCTTATTACATCATTGACCGTTGCCATCAGAGGTTATCGGGATATTCATATTCTCAACAGGAATAAAAACGGATTTGAAACTATTCTGCGAGGAGGTAGGGAGATGTGGATACAGGAGTCATCCAGGGATTTCATCTCTCTGATTAATAGACAGTTTCTGCAGATAGCTTTTGGAGATTCCCTACGTCAAGAAAATCCTGATTCTCTTCTGATTCAAAAATCTGAACATGAATGTAAAATACTTCAGGCTTCCGGATCTTTCAGTCGGTATCTTGGGCAGAATCTTGGGCAGAATCTTGGGTCCCGGGAGGATTCACTTATAAAATCGCTTTATGAATTCTGTCAGGAAGTCAAAACATTCAGATACAGAGAGCCTTATCTTTTCTGCACCCTTGCTACCAGGCAAGCCGAGGAAATTTATCTGATTGTTAAAACTGAAACAACACCTGATGATACGGATTCCGATATTCTATCTGCATTTCTGCTTAATTCATCTTTGGCACTGGACTACTGGTTTCTCACTTCAAGCCGTTCCCGTTCCCAGAAGAAGATGCTTTTTTTCCTCTCCGAGGTTATTGAGCAGCATTTCTCTGAAACCGGAAATCACATACAGAGAGTTTCGGAGATGGTTCATCTCATGGCAGTCGAATACGGCTTCAGTGAAGACGAGGCCGAACATCTGAAAATGGCCTCTATCCTGCACGATATCGGAAAGATCGGTATCCCTGATGAGATTCTAAAAAAACCTGGAAAGCTCAATGATGAAGAGATGGAGATAATGAAGTCACATGTGCAGATAGGCTATAGAATGCTCAGTTCCAATGAAGATGAATTCTTCCCGGATGCTGCCGAAATTGCCCTCTCTCATCATGAGGGCTGGGATGGTAATGGATATCCTGAAGGGCTGAAGGCTGAAAGTATTCCACTTTCTGCAAGGATTCTTGCAGTTGTTGATGTGTTCGATGCTCTGACACATCTGAGAGTCTATAAGGATGCCTGGACAGAAGAGGATGCCCTTAAATTACTAGAGGATAAGAAAGGGATCGATTTTGATCCTTCATTAGTAGATCTTTTCATAGCAAACTTTGAAAAGATGAAGGAAATACTGAATGCCCATCCTGACTAA